The nucleotide sequence TCGACCATGAAAGCCAGTGCTTCTTCGTGCGCAGCACCGTTACCCAGTTGTGCTTCATGTTTGGCACCATCAAGTTTCCACTTGATACGCGCTTCAGGAAGGTACAGGCATTCTGCTAAACCTGACAGGTGCTCATCACCTGAAACAGTGTCGATAATGGCAAACTTGAAGGAAGAACTGCCGCAGTTAAGTACTAGAACCAGCTTAGACATGTGAGTGACTACCTATATAATCTTGTCTGAAAGTTGATATTCAATTGAATAAGCGTTAACCATAGAATAGTCGACCCAGTGTATGGCGAGACTAAACCAGGTAATTTTGCTTCTGTCCGTAGAAGTGAAATGCAAACCTGAGGAGTTAACTTATCCTTAATTTATTGCGATAACAGGGTTATCGGCCAACAATTACCTAAGGCGTGCATAGGATAGCCCTTGTTGGTCGATATCACAAAAAAATTTTTAAAAATTAATTCACGGTAGATTGATTGTTGTTGTTTTTGAAGATTTATAATATTTGTTGAGGCTGGTGTGAGATGAATCAGACAAAAATCTGGAAGCAGGTCCAACACGGCCAGCACTACATGTCGGTATGGCCCATGCGCAAAGAGCTGGCGGTTTTGTTCCCGGAGCAGCGCTATATCAAAGCCACCCGGTTTGCGGTGCGGGTGATGCCGGCTGTGGCTGTGATGAGTGTGCTGAGTCAGATGGCATTTCATAATACCTCTGGTTTGCCACTGGCGATGGCCGTGGCCCTGTTTGCACTCAGTATGCCGCTGCAGGGCTTGTTATGGCTGGGTAAGCGCAGCAGAACAGTTCTGCCGCCTTCTCTGGCGAGCTGGTGCCGGGAAATACACGGCAAAATTCTAAGTGAAGGGTATAGCATGCAGCCGCTGAAAGATCGTCCACGTTATCTGGAGCTGGCACAGGTGCTGGACAGAGCCTTCAAGCAATTGGATAAGGCTTCGCTGGAACGCTGGTTCTGATTGCTGTCAATGCAGGTCAGTGGTCTGTGAAACATCTTCTGAACACTGGCGGGCAACAGCCGGTCGAGATCAAGCAACAAAAACAAAAAAACGGACAGGGAAATGACCTTGTCCGTTTTTTTATTTGCTTCAGCCTGTGATTCAGCTGGCCAGATAGCGGCGGATTTGTGCCTCTATGCCCGGGCCATCGATTTCCAGTTCAGCATGCAGTTCGGCCTGGGTGCCCTGATGGATGAATTTGTCCGGCAGACCGATTTGCAGCACCGGCTTGATGCGCTTGTCTTTCATCAAAAATTCGATCACACCGGAACCGGCACCGCCGGCGATGGCGTTCTCTTCCACCGTCACCAGCAGATAATGGCTGTCAGCCAGCTGGCGGATTAAGGCTTCATCCAGTGGCTTGACGAAGCGCATGTCAGCAACTGTGGCATTCATGGCTTCTGCGGCTTCCAGCGCATAGCTCAGCGTAGTGCCGAAGTTCAGAATGGCAATGCTTTCACCCTGGCGGCGGAGGATGCCTTTGCCCAGTTCCAGCGCTGTCATGGTGGTCTCTGGGGTCACGCCGGTGCCGCTGCCACGCGGGTAGCGTACCGCACTAGGCCCCTGATGCTGATGACCGGTATAGAGCATCTGACGGCACTCGTTTTCATCACTCGGGGTCATGATCACCATGTTAGGAATACAGCGCAGGAAGCTCAGATCGAACGCTCCCTGGTGGGTCTGGCCGTCAGCCCCGACCAGCCCGCCACGATCGATGGCGAACATCACCGGCAAATCCATAATGGCGACATCGTGGATCAGCTGATCATAGCCGCGCTGCAGGAAGGTCGAGTAAATCGCGACAACCGGATGATAACCGCCAATGGCCATGCCGGTTGCCAGGGTCACCGCATGCTGCTCAGCAATGGCGACATCAAAATACTGGTCCGGGTATTCTTTGGAGAAGCGGACCAGACCCGAGCCTTCGCGCATTGCCGGTGTGATGGCCATCAGTTTGCGGTCTTTTTCGGCCATATCACACAGCCAGTCGCCGAAAATTTTCGAGAAAGTCGGCTTGCTGTCTTTGGCTTTCGGCAGCGGGTTCTGGCTCAGATCAAATTTTGGGACGGCGTGATAATTGATCGGATCGGCTTCCGCCGGGGCATAGCCTTTGCCCTTTTTCGTCATGATATGAAGAAATTGCGGGCCTTTGAGGTTGCGCATATTTTTAATGGTGCGCACCAGCTCCTGCACATCATGGCCATCAATCGGGCCGATGTAATTGAAGCCCAGCTCCTCAAACATAGTGCCGGGCACGACCATACCTTTGAGATGCTCCTCAGCCCGGCGGACCAGCTCTTTAATCGGTGGCGCGCCGGAGAGCACCTTCTTACCGCCTTCGCGGATGCTGGCATAGAAATTACCGGACAGCAGGCGGGCCAGATGATTATTGAGCGCGCCCACGTTCTCGGAGATCGACATTTCATTGTCGTTGAGGATCACCAGCATGTCGCTGTGCACATCGCCGGCATGGTTCATGGCTTCGAAAGCCATGCCTGCCGTAATGGCGCCGTCACCGATCACGCTGACGACCTTGCGGCCCGCGCCTTCACGCTCGGCGGCAATCGCCATGCCCAGGCCGGCACTGATCGAGGTCGAGGAGTGGCCAACAGACAACACGTCGTATTCACTTTCTTCCCGCCAGGGAAAAGGATGCAAGCCGTCTTTCTGGCGAATGGTATTTAACCGGTCGCGACGTCCGGTCAGGATTTTATGCGGATAGGCCTGATGGCCGACATCCCAAATCAGATGATCAAACGGTGTGTTGTACACATAATGCAGGGCAACCGTCAGTTCTACGGCACCGAGGCCAGAGGCAAAATGCCCGCTGGACTGACTCACAGAGTTGAGCAGATACGTCCGCAGCTCATCGCAGAGCGCAGGTAAACTGTCCACCGGCAGTAAACGAAGTTCGTCCGGTGTATTGGCTAAGGCCAGATGTGGGTATTTAGAAATATCCAATGTCATAACAAGTCGGCGCTTATACTGTTTTAGTTGTTGCGCTCGATAACGTATCGGGCGAAAACTTCTAATGAATCTGTATTGTAGGGTATAGCTTCCAGGGCGTGTAGGGCTTCCTGGTATAGCTGGCGAGCTTTCTCCTGGGCGCCTGCTAATCCGAGCAGGGCCGGGTAGGTGCTTTTTTCCAGAGCGACATCCGAACCCTGGGGTTTGCCCAGTGTCTGAGTATCGCTGATCACATCCAGAATGTCGTCCTGAACCTGAAAGGCCAGGCCAATCGCTTCTGCGAACCTATCCAGCTGGGGCAGGATGGCGACGCCTTTTTCACCGGCCGCCAGCGCGCCAAGACGCACCGCACAACGGATCAGTGCCCCGGTTTTGTGTCTGTGGATGGTTTCCAGCTGCGCCAGACCGACACGTTTGTGCTCTGCGGCTAAATCCAGCGCCTGTCCGGCACACATACCGGCCGCACCGGCCGCCTGTGCCAATTCGCGCACCATGGCGATGCGCTGGCTGTTGCCCTCGGCACTCAGCCGGCCAGCAGCCAGTATTTCGAAAGCGAGTGTCTGCAGAGCATCACCGGCCAGAATGGCGGTGGCTTCATCAAAGGCAATGTGACAGGTCGGTTTACCGCGCCGCAGTTCGTCGTCGTCCATGGCAGGCAGATCATCATGGATCAGCGAATAGGCGTGAATACATTCAACGGCCGCCGCCGGGGCATCCAGATCATCCATCTCCGCGCCCAGCATGCTTCCTGTGACATACGTCAGGAAAGGCCGGGCACGCTTTCCGCCCAGCAGGGTGCCGTGTCTCATCGCCTGAACCAGCGGCTGATCGGAAAAGGGTAACTGAGTCAGCCAGTGTTCCAGCTGATCGTTATTACGGGCCGCGTACTCGGCCAGTTGTTGAGAAAGGCTGTTAGTCATCGCTCGGTTCAAAGTCCGTCAGTGGCGCATTGTCGTCAGCTTGCAGCAGAATCTCAACCCGTTGCTCGGCCTGAGTCAGTTTTTGCTGGCTGTTGCGGGCCAGGGCAATGCCACGCTCAAATTTTTTCAGCGCGTCTTCTAAAGGGATATCACCGGATTCCAGCTCGTTGACTATCACATCGAGTTCATTCATGGCTTCTTCGAAGGCCATCTTTTCTGGTTTTT is from Photobacterium sp. TLY01 and encodes:
- the yfbV gene encoding terminus macrodomain insulation protein YfbV, with the protein product MNQTKIWKQVQHGQHYMSVWPMRKELAVLFPEQRYIKATRFAVRVMPAVAVMSVLSQMAFHNTSGLPLAMAVALFALSMPLQGLLWLGKRSRTVLPPSLASWCREIHGKILSEGYSMQPLKDRPRYLELAQVLDRAFKQLDKASLERWF
- the dxs gene encoding 1-deoxy-D-xylulose-5-phosphate synthase, with product MTLDISKYPHLALANTPDELRLLPVDSLPALCDELRTYLLNSVSQSSGHFASGLGAVELTVALHYVYNTPFDHLIWDVGHQAYPHKILTGRRDRLNTIRQKDGLHPFPWREESEYDVLSVGHSSTSISAGLGMAIAAEREGAGRKVVSVIGDGAITAGMAFEAMNHAGDVHSDMLVILNDNEMSISENVGALNNHLARLLSGNFYASIREGGKKVLSGAPPIKELVRRAEEHLKGMVVPGTMFEELGFNYIGPIDGHDVQELVRTIKNMRNLKGPQFLHIMTKKGKGYAPAEADPINYHAVPKFDLSQNPLPKAKDSKPTFSKIFGDWLCDMAEKDRKLMAITPAMREGSGLVRFSKEYPDQYFDVAIAEQHAVTLATGMAIGGYHPVVAIYSTFLQRGYDQLIHDVAIMDLPVMFAIDRGGLVGADGQTHQGAFDLSFLRCIPNMVIMTPSDENECRQMLYTGHQHQGPSAVRYPRGSGTGVTPETTMTALELGKGILRRQGESIAILNFGTTLSYALEAAEAMNATVADMRFVKPLDEALIRQLADSHYLLVTVEENAIAGGAGSGVIEFLMKDKRIKPVLQIGLPDKFIHQGTQAELHAELEIDGPGIEAQIRRYLAS
- the ispA gene encoding (2E,6E)-farnesyl diphosphate synthase; amino-acid sequence: MTNSLSQQLAEYAARNNDQLEHWLTQLPFSDQPLVQAMRHGTLLGGKRARPFLTYVTGSMLGAEMDDLDAPAAAVECIHAYSLIHDDLPAMDDDELRRGKPTCHIAFDEATAILAGDALQTLAFEILAAGRLSAEGNSQRIAMVRELAQAAGAAGMCAGQALDLAAEHKRVGLAQLETIHRHKTGALIRCAVRLGALAAGEKGVAILPQLDRFAEAIGLAFQVQDDILDVISDTQTLGKPQGSDVALEKSTYPALLGLAGAQEKARQLYQEALHALEAIPYNTDSLEVFARYVIERNN
- the xseB gene encoding exodeoxyribonuclease VII small subunit; translation: MATKKPEKMAFEEAMNELDVIVNELESGDIPLEDALKKFERGIALARNSQQKLTQAEQRVEILLQADDNAPLTDFEPSDD